A genomic stretch from Candidatus Hinthialibacter antarcticus includes:
- a CDS encoding diguanylate cyclase, whose amino-acid sequence MGAQLIFSKSVTDLLHAALGLNEDESAATLDRLLSSAADEEQSITFFLCCIDSFAELAQRKPEALKKAASGLLGVLMEQTPEDVFIDCIGVNEFLLVAPSVDREQAARFGEELQRRFCAMADAIRTRPKIHITMSVAAGRFPDDASHRGQLIRGLREAVYLAQQKGKSQICFIEPPSHEANTVQLTSIQLEMLTELVQYEGRTLDSVIREAVDDVLAKHAPKPIES is encoded by the coding sequence GTGGGCGCTCAGCTGATTTTTTCTAAATCTGTGACTGATTTGCTGCACGCTGCGCTCGGCTTGAATGAAGACGAAAGCGCTGCGACGCTTGACCGCCTGTTGTCTTCGGCGGCGGACGAAGAGCAATCTATTACATTTTTTCTTTGTTGTATTGATTCGTTCGCCGAGCTTGCGCAACGCAAACCCGAAGCGCTCAAAAAAGCGGCTTCCGGCCTCCTGGGCGTGTTGATGGAACAGACGCCCGAAGATGTGTTTATTGATTGCATCGGCGTGAATGAATTTCTATTGGTTGCGCCAAGCGTTGACCGTGAACAGGCCGCGCGCTTTGGCGAAGAATTGCAGCGGCGTTTTTGCGCAATGGCTGATGCGATTCGCACCCGTCCTAAAATTCATATCACCATGAGCGTCGCCGCCGGGCGGTTTCCTGACGACGCCAGTCATCGCGGTCAACTCATTCGCGGGCTTCGGGAGGCGGTCTATTTAGCGCAACAAAAAGGCAAGAGCCAAATTTGTTTTATCGAACCCCCCTCGCATGAGGCCAACACGGTTCAATTAACGTCCATTCAACTCGAAATGCTCACCGAATTAGTCCAATATGAAGGGCGTACGCTTGACTCGGTCATCCGAGAAGCGGTCGACGACGTGTTGGCGAAACATGCGCCCAAGCCGATCGAGAGTTAA